Proteins from a genomic interval of Tenacibaculum sp. SZ-18:
- a CDS encoding LytR/AlgR family response regulator transcription factor has product MKVIIIDDENRSRRVLKSILEDSCQEVSIILEAPNLVEGVQLIKEEKPNIVFLDVEMPKHSGLEILDFFGNDLIDFQIIFTTAYEQYAVEAFKLSAIDYVLKPIDEKELIKAIDRAKQVINDKQIKSKLENLEKALHQLSLNKIALEVPKGIIFVSHEDIIYFEADGVYTKVHLENGKTELICRTLKHFTEQLVNQPLFYKPHRSYLINLKFMKELVKKDGFHIVMKNLSTIPIARDRKDEFIQMVNRVFN; this is encoded by the coding sequence ATGAAAGTTATTATAATAGACGATGAAAATAGATCAAGACGTGTACTAAAATCAATACTAGAAGATAGTTGTCAAGAGGTTAGTATAATTTTAGAGGCACCTAATCTAGTAGAAGGTGTTCAACTTATCAAGGAAGAAAAACCTAACATTGTATTTCTTGATGTGGAAATGCCAAAACATTCTGGGTTAGAAATTCTGGATTTTTTCGGAAATGATCTCATAGATTTCCAAATTATATTCACAACTGCTTATGAACAATATGCGGTGGAAGCTTTCAAACTTTCCGCAATTGATTATGTACTAAAACCAATTGATGAGAAAGAATTAATTAAAGCGATAGATAGAGCTAAACAAGTAATTAATGATAAACAAATTAAAAGTAAATTAGAGAATCTTGAAAAAGCATTACATCAATTGTCTTTGAATAAAATAGCTCTAGAGGTACCAAAAGGAATTATTTTTGTTTCCCATGAAGATATAATTTACTTCGAAGCCGATGGAGTGTACACCAAAGTTCATTTAGAAAATGGTAAAACTGAATTAATCTGTAGAACGTTAAAACACTTTACTGAGCAGTTAGTGAATCAACCTTTATTTTATAAACCTCACAGGTCCTATCTTATAAATCTGAAATTCATGAAGGAATTAGTTAAAAAAGATGGTTTCCACATAGTAATGAAAAATCTTAGTACTATTCCCATAGCAAGAGATAGAAAAGATGAGTTTATTCAAATGGTGAATAGAGTGTTTAACTAA